AGAAGATAATATTAAAACTTGGTGAAAAAACCACTATGACCCAGAATCCAAAGTTCAAGTTTGAAGACTGGGGACCTACATTCTGGACTTTAAATTTTGTTAAAGCGGCTGTTGTTCACGCATGGAAAAACACAGGCGACGAAGCAtttgtgggaggccctgcacctaACACTCCCGTGTTAAATTTGGATGGGGAAAAAACAGATATTTACGGTTTTATTAAAGGTAGAGGAAGTGCACGTAAACAGAGCTAACTAATATTGTTTCTAATcctttctggttttttttttaatgtcgtGCTTTCTGTTTTCCAGGCAGGAGACCACTGGTGCTGAGCTTCGGTAGCTGCACCTGACCCCCGTTTCTTTTTAAGTTTGGCGAGttcaagcagcttgccaaagatTTCAGTTCTGTAGCAGATTTCCTCATCATCTACATCGAAGAGGCTCATGCGACAGGTATAacatatttaaagtttaaaacagaATGATACAATACTACaattctaattaaaaataaatgcaaatatccTATTATGTTCAAGCGTGGTTAGCTGCCAACTCGAGAGGGCAGTGTTTAcaagtagttacaattacaatttgCCCAAGaactttgtattaaaaaaaatgtttgtctatATTTTAGATGGATGGTCTTTCAGAAACAATGTTGAAATCAAGTGCCATAAAAGTCTTCAAGATCGCCAGGCTGCAGCACAGGTACTTCTAAAGGAGGACCCGCCCTGTCCTGTTGTTCTAGACACTATGGCTGATGAAGCAGCTTCAAAATATGGAGCTATGCCAGAAAGGCTGTATGTGCTGCAATCACAGGAAATAATCTACAAGGTAATTTAAACTGGGTAGCCGTAAAAgaaagttttgtgtttgtttaaaactcTTTCTTGGATGTTGTTAAAGAAGATGAATAATCAAACTAtacaaacctctctctctctctctctctctctctctctctctctctctctctctctctctctctctatatatatatatatatatatatatatatatatctcttaaGTGGTGATCTCCCAGATTTGTAAAAGTCACAGGCGTTTCTGTCGTTTTACTTAAGAAACTGATTATTCTTTTACAGGGTGGAATGGGTCCCTGGGGATATAACCCACAAGAAGTACGTGTTGTTCTGCAAAAGCTGAATTAAGAGGACTGTGGTGATCAACAAATATCTTATGTTTCTCAATTCAAAACAGTGTATTGTCCACATTTTTACTACTACACTGTCATTGCCTTGCTGTTTTGATCTATATGTAATATATGGTATCGCTTTTATACTAAAAGAAATATAAGTTGTGTAAAAGCGACTGATATGTTACTATGTAACGGAGGTGGTAATGTCATGTTGCCAGGCAAACACCTGGCACAAAAAAGTTAGATTGTATAGCAAAGTAAAATacgttttaaaatattacatttgatAATG
The sequence above is drawn from the Acipenser ruthenus chromosome 12, fAciRut3.2 maternal haplotype, whole genome shotgun sequence genome and encodes:
- the dio1 gene encoding type I iodothyronine deiodinase codes for the protein MGKLVVYLKYFFIVFFVIIQTIVFKALYFVFPDTTKKIILKLGEKTTMTQNPKFKFEDWGPTFWTLNFVKAAVVHAWKNTGDEAFVGGPAPNTPVLNLDGEKTDIYGFIKGRRPLVLSFGSCTUPPFLFKFGEFKQLAKDFSSVADFLIIYIEEAHATDGWSFRNNVEIKCHKSLQDRQAAAQVLLKEDPPCPVVLDTMADEAASKYGAMPERLYVLQSQEIIYKGGMGPWGYNPQEVRVVLQKLN